The Oryctolagus cuniculus chromosome 12, mOryCun1.1, whole genome shotgun sequence genomic interval tgctccagccatcacctgctgcctcccagggcctcactgcaggatgctggtgttgagtggagctgagaccggaagccaggcactccactgtggcgCGTGGGCGTCCCAGGCCCACCgcgccacacacctgccccaacaCCAGACTGGGCACCTACAGAGAACGGGCACCAGGGCGGTGTAGAGGTCATTGTGTACCCGTTGCTGCCCTCTAATTAGGATTTTCAAATTCCCACCTGACCTTGTGTCCCAGGGGAGAGACAGGTAAGCCCCGTGGGACCTTTAAGACTCTCAGCTCCAGGCCGTGGCCACAGTGTGCGCGGCCTGACACGCACGTGCGCCATTGGAAGGAAACAACCCTTCAGGGTGTCGgttccctcccagcctctccgtTTCCACTAGAAGTTTAGTTGGCAGACGTGTCCCTTTGGTTTCCTTGTCCGCTCAGGACAGGAATCGAGTCGGCACAGTGTGTTTTTCGTTGTTACAGATTTTGACACACACAGCGACAACGGGGAGAGTGACTCCGAGACAGGCCGTGCGTCCCGGGCCCGCGGGGAGGTGCCGCCCCAGGGCAGGGACGAGGGCCAGCTCATAGGCCTGCAGGGCACCTACCTGGGTGAGAAGCCCTACGAGTGCCCGCAGTGCGGGAAGACCTTCAGCCGGAAGTCCCACCTCATCACGCACGAGCGCACGCACACGGGCGAGAAGTACTACAAGTGCGACGAGTGCGGGAAGAGCTTCAGCGACGGCTCCAACTTCAGCCGGCACCAGACCACCCACACGGGGGAGAAGCCCTACAAGTGCCGGGACTGCGGGAAGAGCTTCAGCCGCAGCGCCAACCTCATCACGCACCAGCGCGTCCACACGGGCGAGAAGCCCTTCCAGTGCGCTGAGTGCGGCAAGAGCTTCAGCAGGAGCCCCAATCTCATCGCCCACCAGCGCACCCACACCGGGGAGAAGCCCTACTCGTGCCCCGAGTGCGGCAAGAGCTTCGGCAACCGCTCCAGCCTCAACACGCACCAGGGCATCCACACCGGCGAGAAGCCCTACGCGTGCAAGGAGTGCGGCGAGAGCTTCAGCTACAACTCCAACCTCATCCGGCACCAGAGGATCCACACCGGCGAGAAGCCCTACGCGTGCAGCGAGTGCGGCCAGAGGTTCAGCCAGAGCTCGGCGCTCATCACGCACCGGCGCACGCACACGGGCGAGAAGCCCTACCAGTGCGCCGAGTGCGGCAAGAGCTTCAGCCGCAGCTCCAACCTGGCCACGCACCGCCGCACGCACCTGGTGGAGAAGCCCTACAAGTGCGGGGCGTGCGGGAAGAGCTTCAGCCAGAGCTCCAGCCTGATCGCGCACCAGGGCGTGCACACCGGCGAGAAGCCCTACGAGTGCCGGGCGTGCGGCGAGAGCTTCAGCTGGAGCTCCAACCTGGTCAAGCACCAGCGCGTGCACACCGGCGAGCGGCCGCACAAGTGCGGCGAGTGCGGGAAGGGCTTCAGCCAGCGCTCGCAGCTCGTGGTGCACCAGCGCGTGCACACCGGCGAGCGGCCCTACCAGTGCCTCCTGTGCGGCAAGAGCTTCAGCCGCGGCTCCATCCTCGTCATGCACCAGCGGGCACACCTGGGCGACAAGCCCTACCGCTGCCCCGAGTGCGGCAAGGGCTTCAGCTGGAACTCGGTCCTCATCATCCACCAGCGCATCCACACCGGGGAGAAGCCCTACCGGTGCCCCGAGTGCGGCAAGGGCTTCAGCAACAGCTCCAACTTCATCACCCACCAGCGGACCCACGTGAAGGGGAAGCTGTGCTGAcgctgcggggggagggggaccaACTTCACCACCCACCAGCGGACCCACGTGGAGGGGAAGCTGTGCTGCCGCTGCGGGGGGGATGGGGACCAACTTCACCACCCAGCAGCGGACCCACGTGAAGGGGAAGCTGTGCTGCcgctgcggggggagggggaccaACTTCACCACCCAGCAGCGGACCCACGTGGAGGAGGAGCTGTGCTGAcgctgcggggggagggggagccggcCCCCTGGACCATCCCTGGGGTTTCCTCTGCTGCAGTCTTGCCCGGCTCTCATTCCTAGGGCACTGGGCAGAGGCCAGCCTCACCACGTTCGAGAACAGAAACTGGGTCTCATGTTTCACCGCTTGGTTGGGCTTCTCCCTGAttcttctgtgcctcagtttcctccttggcctggggggagggggaaatgTGTCTCTGTGTGAGACGGAAGACAAAGAAATAccagacatgtgtgtgtgtgtgtgtggttgttttGCTGCCACTGTTGGGCCAAGGTGCCTTCACCCCAAGCCGCCAGCCTCCCgggcccctgcccacagcagaacCTGCTTCTCCCGTCTGCGCCGTCTTGGGCTTCGGTATCAGCTCAGGATGGAGGGGCCTCTGCAGCTCCGAGACACGCACGTGAAGGTCAAGCCCTTTCTATTTCCGTAAAGTGTCCAGAACCAACACGCTGCAGCCTGGAACGCAGGCCCCAGCGCCCCTTCCACTGGTCGGAGGCCAGGGCCTGTCGGGAGAGGTCTGCACAGAGGGCACCACGTGGTCTGCTCACTGCCCTGTGTTAAGTCGGCTGTCAGGGGAACACACTTGACCCTGGGCCTCGTGTTTGCAGCGTGACGTTGGACCCCAGGACACCTGCCGTCCGGGGTGCCGGTTTGTCTCATCAAGGGCCAACAGTCCTGCAACCTGCAGACTCCCACGCCCAGACTCCTGAGTTAACTCCGTCTATGCATTCGTGATCTCCCTGTTAACGTTTTCACTTTCTCTGCAGAGCTAGCACTCTGTCCGCTTTTCTGTACTGAGAACACCGTTAAGGGTTGATTGAGGACATCAGCGCTTCTGGGgagactggggctgggggccggagCTTGTCCTCCTCCTGTCACCGCTGACctggggatgctggcagtggaGACGGGAATGCGAGCAGATGAGGGGGTTGCTAAAAGGAAGGGGGGCGGGCAGGTGTTTCCCAGAAATGGGAGGtcgccacctgctgctgcctgtggaatCTGCTCAGAATCAGCCTGGATTCCCAGGGGACAGACGTGGCACGCCGCCGAATAAAGTGGAGTCCCGTTCTgagtctggtttttttttaaaagatttatttattcaaaaggcagagtgagagagcgcttctatccactggttcactcaccaaagggccacaacagccagggctgggccaggcgaaggccagaagcctagaactggATCTGGTCTCCCTCACggactgcaggggcccagggacttgggccaccttcctctgcattcccaggagcattagcagggagctggatgggaactggggCATCCTAGACTCGAACGTGCACTCTGACGTGGGctgccagcttcacaggtggcACCTCAACCCAGTCCACCACCATGCCAGTATCTGTTCTTTTTAAGGCGTGCTAAGAAGCTGAACTTGCCAGTTAGCAAGCCAGCGCTTCACTTCCCTGTCCCACCTCCCCACAGCCACTTCTCCAGGCTGAAAGGGGCCAAGATCTTCGCGAGGAGATGTCAGCTGCTTCACCGACGTTACATTAACGAACCCGGACTCTGCTGCTCTACGTCCAGGACTTGCAGCAGAAGCCTTGGCTTAGGATCCAGGCGGCTCCCGAGTCCTCGCTGGGAGTCCTGTGTACCCCGGATCAGCCGAGTGACCCAGGGAGTTTCAGGCTGTCACAGCTGCTAAACCAATCTAGCAGGCCGTGGAGTTGCCACCGCTCACTCCATCCCTGCGTCTGTCTGCCAGAGACGCTCACCAAGGACTCTGCCGTGACAGCTGGTGCCGGGCGGGGGGATGTGGACAGTCCCAGTGCCTGTCAGCAGAGGAGGCGTCTCCTCCATCTGGGAAGACAGAGAGCGGGCCTGCCAGGGAGACTCCACAGGGCGGTCTCCTGAGGAAAATGAGTTCCGGGACTCGATTACGGGACTCTAGTAGAAGAGGGCACTAGATGTGTAAGTGTCAACTTGAGAGAAGAGTTCATGGTACGCACTTGAAACCTTGAACTCCTCCCCATCTAGCAGGAAGACagcatctgggggtgggggtgggggtgggagcagcgTAGCTGGAACTGCAGCCTTAGGCCGCAATAGGCGGGGGAAGGACAAATGGTGGGTCCCGAAAGGTCGCCAGGCCATCACGTCATGGCCTGCGTCCTCCAGGCAGGCCCACAGAGGCGATGAGGGGTGGGCGTGCACTGTGTCCCGTGGCTCCGTGCTGGGAGGAAAGACACGGTCCTCTTCCCCGAAGGAATTCCGGGAGCCCTGATGCCCTGGGCAGGTGCCCCTCCGCCCCAGCTCAGGTACCACCTGTGTCTGCTCTTTCCCCACACGGGTCCCTATGTTTAGGGACGGAGCTCCAGTCACCAGCTGACCTCCAGGACCACGGCATTCACCTTGGGACGATCAGAAATCTACACTAAAAGCAGCAACAACAAGACAATTGTCTCCATCTCGCTGGGAAGGGCCCCTCCGCAGGACTTCAGTGACTCTGGccacttccctctcccactccccacaCTCTTGGGGCAGTTCTCAGAGGCAGCCCCCAGGCTCAGCTCACATCCTCAGAGACCCTGGAACCCGCCAGGTGTGCGCTGCGCCTCCCCCCCCAGACCACAAACCTCAGCTGGCCTCCAGGCGCAGCCCAGAGACCTGGTTGGCTGTTTCCTCTGGGGTCCGGGCTCTCCGGCTTGCTCCTGCAGCCTGCACCCCCGCTGGCGCTGTTCCTAGAGCCGCACTCTCCGCCCGTCCAGAACTCgcctccctgcctgcccgccccTGTACTTCCCTTGGGGAAGCACCCGGCCTCCCGCACCCGCAGCCCGGCACGCGGCCAAGTTTTCCTCCCTCACCTCGCTCACAGCCTCCCGAAGCCCCTGGCGTAGCTCCGATCACGGCCTGACACCTGTCCGGGCTCCCTAAGCTCCCCACCGGTGAAGCGGAGCTGCCCCGGGCCGGGCCTCGGCTCTCCCTAGCGGGTCCCCGGGGCCGGAAGCTGCCCCGTTAGTGCTCTCAGCGCTCCCCGGGGACCCCTCCCCGACCCTCGGACGTTTCACCTGTGAAGCAGGAGAGACTCGGGGATTCCGCCAAGTGAGGGCCGAGCGGAACGGCTGCCCTCCCGGGCTCTCCCAGCCGCCGCCTCTGAACGCTCGACCCATTAGCACTTACCGCACCGCGCGGGAACGCGCACCCTCTGCCACCCCGCACAGCGCGCGGCCCCGCGGTCGGCGGTGGCGTGAGCGAGCGCTCCCCCGGGAAACgagatgtgtgtgcaggggcggGGAAGTGGGGACGCACTGTCGTCGCCGGCGCAGCCCCGCCACAGCGAGGCGCTTCAACCCGCAGGACATCTGGGGTCCCAGCTGCACACTGACAGAGACTCGGGCCAAGCCGCCAGGGCAAGGGGGTAAGCAGGAGCAACGGCCGCTCTGGGCCGTCGACGAATACGTTCCCAAGCTCTGCAGCCCGGGGGTCCCCTCACCCGCCGCCCGACGCGCGCGCTGGCACTGGCCTGCCCACCCTGGGAAACTAACGGGCGCCGGAGAGGCCCTCGTTACCTCATTGGTCAGCACTGCTGTCTGTCTGCGAGCAGGGACCTCTGGGAAACGTAGTAGTTTCCGGTACCTTTCTGGAGCTCCACTTCCGCTTCCGGTGGTTAGGGTGCCCGCCACATTCCCGCGCTCGGGTCGCGGCTCCGGGTCACGGGGTTTCGTGGGAGTTTGTGCGGTCACGGAGGCGGTGCCGTGGGGCGGATAGTCGGAGGTCACAGGCACTGGGCTGACGGTCCCTTCTCTCCGGGGCCGGCCCCGGGTGGGCGCGGCCAGGCGCAGAGCCAGCATCCGGCCTCGCGGACCCCGATCGGCGCACGCCCTTGGTGTCGCCATCCGCCGGGCCCgatcggcttttttttttttttttttaagtatccttGTTCTTTTTGTTGTCCTTGTTATTAATCCCTGTTAACGAGGGCACAGTCTCCTCATTTGAGAAGCCTGGGCAATGCAAAACAGGGCTCCCGAGGCTGAGAAACCAGCCAGAGACGAGGGAAGTGTAGCAGTTTATTTCATTTGGtaagactgattttatttatttgaaaagcagagttacagagagggagacacaaagagatttccatccactggttcactccccagatggctgcagcagccagaacttggccaggctgaagtcaggagcttcctggtCTCATCAGGGCGCAGGGGCCAAgcccaagatttgggccatcatcctctgcgtTCCCaggacagtagcagggagctgggtcggaaatggagcCGTATCCTGATTACTCCGCTTTTGATCCACACataccggcgcctatatgggctgctgccatcacaggtggtggctttacccgttacactgcagtgccggcccaggCAGGCCCCGCCAAGGGCACTTTAGTTTAGCGGCTGGAGCCTTAGATTCTCTGAAACTGGAGCCAGCTTTTTCGGGTGCTGCTCTCCAAGGTGCTGCTGCCTTGTGCAAGGGCTCCGCTTTGTCCTGGGCTTCGGCTTTGCACTACTGTTTCCTGGAGGCCACCAGTGCTGGGGAGGGCAAATGCCTCATTGTGTCGTAGGTGGTGTCCATCAGCCCACGCTCATTCTTCAGCCTTGTAAACCGCTGTAGTAGACACAACGTCATGCTCCCCTACTTCCAGCAGATACCAGCCtgactcctgtgtgtgtgtgtgtgtgtttctgactCCTGTTAAACCTCTGaaactggggccagagctgtggataGTAGTTAAGTCTccgccagcatcccttacaggcgttggtttgagtcccggctgcaccacttggatccagctcctggctaacggcctgggaaaacactggaggaCGGCCAAcatgcttgggagacctggaagaagctcctgactcctggtttctgattggtccagctccggccgttacagccaaatggggagtggaccagcggatagaagatctctctctctctctgcctccccttctctgtagctctgcctctcaaatatatatatatatatatatatatatatatatgtattttatttgacaggtagagttatattcagtgagagagagagacagagagaaaggtcttccttccattggttcacccccaaaatggccgctacggccggcgctgcgccaatccgaagccaggacccaggtgcttccttctggtctcccatggggtgcagggcccaagcacctgggccatcctccactgcactcccaggccacagcagagagctggactggaagaggggcaaccgggactagaacctggtgcccatatgggatgccggcgcctcaggcagaggattaacaaagtgagccacggccccggccccacagcctctcaaatatttttttttaaatgagaactggagggccagcgca includes:
- the ZSCAN2 gene encoding zinc finger and SCAN domain-containing protein 2 isoform X1; its protein translation is MMAAEVPSVTAPLSPVGQVPQEEDEQEEAEVTTMMLEDDAWVQEAVLQEEGPEPEPLAQGKGSPQEEAAAGGPQGALGRLRELCRRWLRPEVHTKEQMLTVLPREIQAWLREHRPENGEEAVALVEDLTQTLRDRDFDTHSDNGESDSETGRASRARGEVPPQGRDEGQLIGLQGTYLGEKPYECPQCGKTFSRKSHLITHERTHTGEKYYKCDECGKSFSDGSNFSRHQTTHTGEKPYKCRDCGKSFSRSANLITHQRVHTGEKPFQCAECGKSFSRSPNLIAHQRTHTGEKPYSCPECGKSFGNRSSLNTHQGIHTGEKPYACKECGESFSYNSNLIRHQRIHTGEKPYACSECGQRFSQSSALITHRRTHTGEKPYQCAECGKSFSRSSNLATHRRTHLVEKPYKCGACGKSFSQSSSLIAHQGVHTGEKPYECRACGESFSWSSNLVKHQRVHTGERPHKCGECGKGFSQRSQLVVHQRVHTGERPYQCLLCGKSFSRGSILVMHQRAHLGDKPYRCPECGKGFSWNSVLIIHQRIHTGEKPYRCPECGKGFSNSSNFITHQRTHVKGKLC